The Vitis vinifera cultivar Pinot Noir 40024 chromosome 18, ASM3070453v1 region AATAGTTAAATTACATTAAAGTTATCTTTCAAAAAgcttaaaattactattttaaaagataaatgaCATGATACAAAATTATACAATGCAAAATGATCAAAAGATGTACAACTTCCTAGTATTAAAGTTAAAGGAGAGGCTTGAATTGAGACACTTTTCAACATTGATTAAATATCGTAAAAAGTTTTATATACTTTCATAAAATGAcggtaatataaaaaaataatgttattttatttcatttaacttaaacactacaattttttttacaatggtAAAATCAAATCATCATTTTAGTTTATAGTGTTAGTGTTCTCCATTATCtcttaattaaaagaaaacatgattGAGAAATTAAGGATGCTGAAGGAAACAAAAATCCTATCCCATAATACTAGTTACGAATTAACAAAGACAGATTTATCATGATATATAatgtattattttcttttaaaaaacaattgctTCTTGTtatagttgaaaaaaaaaaaagctaaaatctatgttgatgactaaaataaataaataaataaaaggagtCATGATCtcttaaaaaacatttaagaaacttaaaaaatatatgtaagaaTCTCGTCCAAATCAAAAACCAATTTCTAAGACAAAATTTGCTAATTTATTCATAACTTAAGATAAAGAAATGAATGTTTTTTCCActtattatatttgttaaattACCTTACCCTTGTTTTAATCGATATTTATAGTAGCTTTTTAAGACAAACAATCACTTGTCACAAAGGAGGAGAGAAAATGTTCTTTTGAGTatgcataattttttatttggagaGCACATTCATCATTGAGATGGTTAAGAAGACAAAAGTTCCCATTTGgggtaaaaaaatgaataattttctaatatttaattcTCTTAGCTTatgaaatgatatatatatatatatataattttaggatatttatataaagttctgaaaataaataataaaattgagggCCACCATTGCCAAATTATTATCTCCACTTTTCTGACTTCTAAAAAAAGTGTAgattggaaataatttttcaacCGTGGTATTTTAAGATACGTCTTTTAAAAGCGGGATATTTTTGGTTGTGTGACAGACTCCACATATTATACAACGGACATCTAACAGTAGCCAGGATTAGTTCTGGCCAGAAAATTTCAGGGACCACATGGATGCCTTTCTACTTGTATATATAGGGGTGTTAGCGTGGATGTGTATGACAAATTAAGTTAAGAGATAAGAACGTGGGTTGTTCCACCTCTTGGAGTGCAGCTTTTGTCAAAGTATTTGTTGCAGGGTATCCCGGAGAACGGGGCGCTAGCGGCTAACGTGCTGCACAGGGGACGCCAACTTAATGAACTTATACTCTCAGAAGAATATGGGAATCAAAGGACTAGTTGAGTCGGGGTATCTAAACTCCATTCCGCCCGAGTATGTGTTTCCCTCAAATCTAAATGATTTAGAAGTAGAAGAAGTTCCAACAGTGGATTTTTCACAACTCACTGCTGGTACACCTGATGAAAGATCCAAAGCCATCCAAGTCATTGGCAAGGCATGTCGGGAATggggattttttatggtaacGTTTACTACAAAGTTGGCTAGCtaccttatttttattttattttattttagtgcATGGTGTATATTCTTGTATATATGTGCACGTGGTGAGTGAGGTTTTGATGTGATACTATAATTTATACTAGGTAATAAATCACAGCATGCCCAGGAGACTCATGGATGAGATGCTGAATGTAGGCGAAAGGTTCTTTGATCTCGCCGAGGAGGAAAAGCAAGACCATGCAGGAAAAGAATTGTTTGATCCAATAAGGTGTGGAACAGGCTTTAATAACGGACTGGGCAATGTGTTTCTCTGGAGGGATTATCTCAAGGTTCATGTTCATCCCCACTTTCATGCTCCTCACAAACCCGCTGATTTCAGGTAATTGAGATCATGCTCATTGCCATTTGTAAGTCCACTTGATAATCAAATTTAAAGTATGTTTCACAATGTTTCTGCTCACCgttataaaaatgttttctttaaaagtatttttaaaagaattatattttaagtatttttttagaaaatactctCGGTAATTTTCAATAccaaaagtgattttttatatttttaaaaatatttcctgaattttattaaacatttaattttgttttccaaaaatacttttaatgttaaaacacttttaaaattattgtcaactAGTTTCTTACAAAAAGTGATATTTGTAACCATTTTTCAATGACagtgttttcttttaaaagaattaattattaAGCGTCTCTAATAACCATTACaagtgaattttttaattatttagaagTGATTTTTTGGATTTAACGGCTAACTATTcttcaaaaatgttttcttttagctagaagtgtttttttgaaaacattttcaaatgtcCTCTTATTGCatgaaaaatctcaaatttaggAAAAACCAAATGATGGATCTAATTCAGCTAActtttttaatcccaaaaaacTGAAGCAAATTTTGCATGCACCAGCAGCGCTACCATGATTGCAAAAATGAACCAAAGTCCTTGGTGCATGATGAACTGCATCTTATTGTGCATAAAGTTAATCTCACCTCACCTCATGGTTagaaggttttttgtttttgggtttttccATATCATTATGACTCACTACCCTATATATGGTGTGTCTGCTGTTTTTGAAATCTACCTTTCCTTGAAGCCTAGCATAAAGTTAAGCAAGAGGAAGCAGttccataaaaaaattccaaagaaacCTTTTCATTATAGAATGCAATTGTGTGAAAGGACCCAATTGCAACCCAACAAAAAGCTTCTGGATAGGATACTCAAATCCAAAAATGCATGGCTGCTAATTAATtacattattttgaattttaaaaataagatggTCTGTTATCATGGGTTTAGAGAGACTTCAGAAGAATACTGCAAAAAAGCTCGAGACGTGGCTGAAGAATTGCTAAAAGGGATATCCAAAAGCTTGGGGCAGGAAGAAAACTACATACATAAGAAAATGGATGTAGAATCAGGATCGCAGCTGCTTGTTATGAATCTTTATCCACCATGCCCGCGGCCAGAACTTGTAATGGGGATGCCCCCTCATTCGGATCATGGCATCTTGACACTCCTGATGCAGAATGATGTGTGTGGCCTTCAAATTCTACACAACGGCAAGTGGGTGCCCGTCAACCCCCCTCCTTATTCTTTTCTTGTCAACACAGGGGATCATATGGAGGTATGTATATCATTCTCAGGCTTCATTTCTCTCTATATAAAGTAGATCTTCtaagaagaatttttttgttaatgtatGAATTGTAATCCCATGAATGCAGATACTGACAAATGGGCGGTACGAAAGTGTGGTGCACCAAGTTGTGGTGAATAGCAATGCCACAAGGATGACCATAGCAACAGGACATGGACCACCACTGGGCGCCATTATAAGCCCAGCAGCAGAGCTGGTAGACAGTGAAAACCATCCCCCAAAGTACCAGGGAATGAAATATAGGGACTACATCGAGCTTCAACAAACCAATCAACTCGAAGGCAAATCCTGCTTGGATCGTGTTCGAATTTGACCTATGCAATCATAATATTCGTGTTAAAGTTTCCTGTCCTTAGAAACGTATGGTAGGACATGCGATGAATCGCAATGCGTCGAATTAATTAGTGACCCCTAGATGGTCCTCTACTGAAATGCTTGCCTAGAGTGATTTTGACGTTTCAAGTAAAGCTGGTGCACAAAAAGGTGTCCTTAAATacttgtcttttttcttttgtttttttcctttccgtATCCACCTTATCAAATCACAAGAGAACAGGATGGCCTGGAAAGATAATGCCTATTTGATTAAATAGGTCAAAATTTAACTTATCATGTGAAACCGACTCCCATATTCAGTGGTGGAGCCTGGTGGGACACAAATAGATGAATTATTTCAAGGAGGGACAATGATATATAACGTAagtagaaaacagtttttttccTTAAGCATAACGTCAAGGGCTCTAAACCCTTAtactataattttctttttctttttttagggGGGGCATGTGCCCCTCCTGGTCCGTAGCTGGTTTTGTCAAAGCCATCAAATTTCTTTTACATCAATTACacaagtatttttttataaaataacagaAAAGATATTTTGGCTCACtcttgattatatttattaattcaaacacatgaaaattattttttcaaagtgGGAAATATTTTGGGAATAATTATCCTCTGGAGCTTCCAACAATAATTTGCggatataaaaaaagaagaagattaaggtggtgtttgtttttttggctttttactgaaaaccatttagttttgaatttaggttgtttgtttttttactttttcatgacttattataaattttttactaaatagaaaaagtcagaATATgtggttttttctaaatagaaaaaataacacaatgattttttttactttttaatacttaatagaaataaaatactacaaaaacaaacaacctaatatttaatactattaagtattaaggttctatttagaattaagtaaaaaaacaaacgccacctAAATCAGCTTCAAAATTGCAATTTCAGGTTGAACAAAATCTGGGCTCATTGGACGTGTAGAATTAAGTCTTCCCAATTCAAAATAATCTTttggaggaaaaagaaaagttccTAAATTTAAGGAAcaaaatcatttgaattaaaCAACTAAATATTGAGaacttaaaattcaattttttataaggAGAGGGGAAAATCCAAATCTGCCAAACCAAGAAggttttacatgaaaaaaataataatttcaaaaaacttcataaaaattctTTGATAAACGATAGAGGTGCTATATATACGTTTTTCATCATTCAATAAGTTAATTCaggaaaaaattactttaagctttcaattgattttcaaatacaATAAAACACTTTCGTTATTGTTCTTTGAGTGGTGATTAAAACGAAAGAATAGGAAGAGAAATATTTTGAGATTGTTTTGCTATACGAGATTATGCCtcacaattattaatttaaatgcaaatttttgtttgcattatttttcttattattttgctAATTTTATGGGATTTTCACCAAATTTGTGTGTACACATGTAATTAACTATGTGAAATATGTATAATTAGATGCAAAAATCAAAAGTTGAAATATAATTAGTGTAGAGGATATTTAACTATCGattattcaaaaatataaaaaatatcctTAATGGATTGGAAATaacctttaaaaaaacatatctagaaaagaaaaaacaagtgggaaatctaaaatttaattcctTTGGGTGAATTGTAGTCCTAAAATTTAGGAGTGTTGTGCTTCAATGAATACTTgtaataaatgataataatcaATATTATTCAAACTATCCCTTAAAATTAATAGAGTAAGACATAAATCTAAATACAAATgctattgagttttttttttttttttttaattttttttctttgggtttgAAAAGAGAGAGACTTGGCAACACCAGAGTCTttgtttctttaaatttttttttaagttcagtATTAAGTACATCATTTTTTCtctaacaaattattttatattcttaattaattagttaaatcaTAAAAGGGAGTACTTACCCGCCaagagggaaaaagaaaaaaaaaaaaaatgaaataacaaagggttatttaattaaaagaaataaaataatttaagtttgtgaatctaacaaatatttttcaagttAACTTATATTCCCCTAACCATTACAAGGTTGGACTATGACCCAAATCATCTCTCCCATTATTTTTACCCATTCTTTTAGATTGGTTGTACCTCTTctcacattatttttatttgaaaaaaaataatttaaaaaatatccaaattttattaaaaaaaaattagatagcAAATATGTGTAAGCTATCTCAATTTGCAAACTCTGGttgttgaaaaaattttaaaattgtaaaatgtGAAATCTATTCAACATTATATATTCAGATGTAATTTGACATAAAATTTATACTCACAAAATTTGCTTTTACATGAAATATAGTAAAGATTACCTTAGCACTTTTAATCACAAATTGACAAGAAGAGCATCTTCCCTAGGGAGTAAAATTTTAGTAGTCAAGggacaaaatagaaaatttgtggattataataaatataaataaattttcatattttagcaaaaataGCATTGGTATcatttagtaaaaaaaacaGTTATTAATATTAgctataaaagaggaaaaaattataatataattaattaaataataaaaatactaaaaatattggCAAAGGAGTCTTAAATGTtatcaaaaaattcaaataatatttatttattttttttaaaaaatagtaagaatgctaaccaaaatatttttgataatttttaaaaatattttgctagggaacttttagaaaaaaaataacttcactaacaattatttttgggaaaaaaaaaatttgagggtgGCATGAGCCCGTGAGCCTATGGTGGCTCCAACCCTATTCCCATAAATATAGTTAATGCAAATAGAGATCTCCTCAAGTCATCCTGCTTTCTATCGTGGAGGAGAACACATTTTCTTACAGCCCCAACTCCATTCCACAGGTCCCAAGTGTGGACTTTTTCACTACTCACTACTGGTACCCCTGATCAACAATCCAAAGTCATCCAAGTCATGGCCCACTCATGTCGAGAATAAGGATTTTTGTGATAACATTATACTATTGAGACAGATTAGTcgctaattaatattaattttccttGCATGCATGTTGTATCTTTCTATTTCATGTGCTGTATGTACTCATGATTTAGGTCTTGACGGCTTGGAGCATCGTTGATCAGGTAACAAATCACAGCATGCGCCCAGGACGCTGATGGACGAGATGTTGAATGTAGGTAAAAAGTTCTTTGATCTAACGGATGAGGAAAAGCAAGAGTACACAGAAAAAAAGTGCTTGATTCAATAAGGTTTGGGAAACATCTCCAGAGGGAATATCTAAAGGTTCATGCTCCTGATAAACCTGCTGATCTCGGGTAAGTTGATATTTAAATCGAAGTTATTAGGGAAGTGTGGTTGAATTAATACTGTAACCCCGAGCAGCATGAAAACCTCAAATCCAAGAAATACCAAAGACCAAATTCAACATGTGTCAGAGccaaaaaaaagaggaaatttttttcttctattgtgATTATTGGAGGTGCATTATTTTCAGGCTTAAGCTACTCTAATAAACCATCTAAGAATTAATAAAAGTTACTGAAATATAggaaaaatattgtaaattgtAATAAATTGTAACTTTTCTTGATTAAgagttaaaaattttcatatcttaCATTAAGGCAAAACTATGTTCAAAATTAACGCTCTCATAATTAGTTGAAGAAGAAGTGCAGTTATTTATAGGTAGACAGGAATGGGGGTTTCTTGATTCACCAACGTCTTTACTCTTACTTTATAAACCTCTAATAAGATGAAGAGGTGAGAAAGGCCTCTTCATAGTAAAATTCCAGtactagaaaaataaaagagggAGGATAGAAGCTTGGACTCATATGGTTAGTTAAGTCTCGCCATGCGTATCAGAGTGGTCCAAGTTCTAAATTTTATTGGTGACAATAATGCCATGACCAACTTTACTCGAATTCTTTAGCAGTCGTTGGCATTAATATTCCAAGACTTGCCACCACAAACATTGTTTTGGTGGGTACTGATTCATTGAGAAGGTAGGGCCAATTGCACAGTTGCACCCAACgccaaagaaaaattaaaggccAATCGCTACCCCATTCAACGCAAGGCCCACACGGTTGCACCCATGACCTCGTGTTTGCGCCTAAGCCAACAGTTCCtccatataaaattttataaaatttataatcaaatctttaatatctttttttttaatagattattTGGATTTGttaatttgtaaattttcaCCATTCTTCTGAAATCGTTAAAGAattcattttttagatttttagcattttaatgaaaaaatattaataaaaagacTTTAAACATGTGTtaacaaatagaaaataaaaatattcaagtgTTCGGAAAGATGAACCTTTATTaagagaatttatttttaaagaaaattttaaaatttcaaatggttccaaaatcagaaaaaatctTTCTAGTTgtttaacatatttaaaaaccgtttctaaaaactatttttaaaaatgcttcTCCGATGATGAAGTCCAAATTTTTGTCCTAGTTTAGAAATAGGCAGGCTATTTAATTtcagaagaaaaaattatgctTGTGcatttaattcaaagatgatactttttatttttcaatggtATTCAGTTGAAAAATACTAAcaatagaattttgaaaaataaaaaaaatacaaggtcAAACTAAAATTTCATACCTTCTTAAGGattgtttttaaagaataatgaTATAAATTCAGAAAATGATTAGTAACAAAGTTTtatgtaaaagttattttaaaacatatttaaaaatgttttaataaaattttaaattcttaaatatatttttattctataaaatataataaaataattttcaaaaattgattttaaaaagtgttttttaaaatactttcaaacataatataaatttttttaaatggtccTCACGTAAAAAAATACTACAATAgaattctggaaaaaaaaaaaaaaatcatggccACTAGACTACTCGATTATATGTTAAGGACCTTGAAAAATTACATTCTCAAGCTAAGCTGACAGGAAGGACATCTTCCCCActactataaatataaaaagggagaattacTCATAGGGTGGATCGGAAAAAATAATGACTATAAAGGTtcactatttttaataacagtTTTATTCTTGaatatgtta contains the following coding sequences:
- the LOC100264331 gene encoding 2-oxoglutarate-dependent dioxygenase 19, producing the protein MNLYSQKNMGIKGLVESGYLNSIPPEYVFPSNLNDLEVEEVPTVDFSQLTAGTPDERSKAIQVIGKACREWGFFMVINHSMPRRLMDEMLNVGERFFDLAEEEKQDHAGKELFDPIRCGTGFNNGLGNVFLWRDYLKVHVHPHFHAPHKPADFRETSEEYCKKARDVAEELLKGISKSLGQEENYIHKKMDVESGSQLLVMNLYPPCPRPELVMGMPPHSDHGILTLLMQNDVCGLQILHNGKWVPVNPPPYSFLVNTGDHMEILTNGRYESVVHQVVVNSNATRMTIATGHGPPLGAIISPAAELVDSENHPPKYQGMKYRDYIELQQTNQLEGKSCLDRVRI